A genomic segment from Tuwongella immobilis encodes:
- a CDS encoding tetratricopeptide repeat protein — protein sequence MVKVRTTPASEPGAGTVPPTSSGGTPDLPAGTPPKPPAKPPTGTSPGTGTAEAPRSIRRLILLLGVLVILLTVVISTVVLPNWKASRALAQAKQLLERNDLQPALDQLQIADAARPDHAETLYLLSQTFRRLERIPASVEAREKARKLGWIPELIQMEDELQRLLERGPDDATMKRMLAYVEVDHPEKRVILDGLARSLSNAVYLNEASIVLTRWTTLFPDDWLAYRLRGELSESFGDLDKALEDYRKSAEVRPDRVESQIRLAVTLARRREDFALAKELLDAASKSDPTNAELLEGLARCAWNDGNSDQARAFLDRLQATHPDHVPGYLLRATIDLADNLPNESLKSLKLVQARLPNQRELLYLLSQTYDRLNQPTEAKRYADRVQEIESANREILTLIKQLSEKPADAPLRFRIGELGMKTGQLDQAVSWYQSALAADPNYKPAQEALAAYFQTHVLGGAAPQAGAMLGQPGTRPQPGPQPGMPSPTGPVPPATNPKPPLVGPPAPPRS from the coding sequence ATGGTCAAAGTTCGCACGACTCCGGCGTCTGAGCCCGGCGCGGGGACGGTCCCGCCGACCAGCAGCGGGGGCACTCCCGATCTGCCTGCGGGAACGCCGCCCAAGCCGCCCGCCAAACCGCCAACCGGCACCAGTCCCGGCACGGGCACCGCCGAGGCACCCCGCTCCATCCGTCGGCTGATCCTCCTGCTCGGAGTGCTGGTCATTCTGCTCACGGTCGTTATTTCAACGGTCGTCTTGCCGAATTGGAAGGCATCGCGAGCGTTGGCGCAGGCCAAACAATTGCTCGAACGCAATGATTTGCAACCCGCGTTGGACCAATTGCAAATCGCGGATGCGGCCCGGCCCGATCATGCCGAGACGTTGTATTTGCTCAGCCAGACATTCCGCCGATTGGAACGCATTCCCGCATCTGTGGAAGCCCGCGAAAAAGCCCGCAAACTCGGATGGATTCCCGAACTGATCCAGATGGAAGACGAGTTGCAGCGGCTGTTGGAACGCGGCCCCGACGATGCCACCATGAAACGCATGCTCGCGTATGTGGAAGTCGATCATCCCGAAAAACGCGTCATTCTCGATGGCTTGGCCCGCAGTCTGAGCAATGCGGTCTATCTCAACGAGGCATCGATTGTGCTGACGCGGTGGACGACGCTGTTCCCGGATGACTGGTTGGCGTATCGGTTGCGGGGGGAGTTGTCCGAGTCGTTTGGCGATCTCGACAAGGCGCTGGAAGATTATCGCAAGAGTGCGGAAGTGCGGCCGGATCGAGTCGAATCGCAGATTCGGCTGGCGGTGACGCTCGCTCGTCGGCGAGAAGATTTCGCCTTGGCGAAAGAACTGCTCGATGCCGCCTCCAAGAGCGACCCCACGAATGCGGAATTGCTCGAAGGGTTGGCCCGATGTGCGTGGAACGACGGCAACAGCGACCAGGCGCGGGCGTTTCTGGATCGGCTGCAAGCGACGCATCCCGATCATGTGCCGGGGTATCTGCTGCGGGCAACAATCGACCTGGCGGATAATCTCCCGAACGAATCGCTGAAATCGCTGAAACTGGTGCAAGCTCGCCTGCCCAATCAGCGGGAGCTGCTCTATTTGCTGTCACAAACCTACGACCGTCTCAATCAGCCGACGGAAGCGAAACGCTATGCGGATCGGGTGCAGGAGATCGAATCAGCGAATCGGGAAATCCTCACCCTCATCAAGCAGCTATCGGAAAAACCAGCGGATGCGCCGCTTCGCTTTCGCATTGGTGAACTCGGCATGAAGACCGGGCAGTTGGATCAGGCAGTGAGTTGGTATCAGAGTGCGCTGGCGGCCGACCCCAATTACAAACCCGCTCAGGAAGCACTGGCCGCGTATTTTCAAACGCATGTGCTGGGTGGTGCGGCTCCGCAGGCGGGTGCCATGTTGGGGCAACCGGGCACAAGACCGCAACCGGGGCCGCAACCGGGGATGCCTTCGCCGACTGGTCCAGTGCCACCAGCGACGAATCCGAAGCCGCCGCTGGTCGGTCCCCCGGCTCCGCCACGCTCGTAA
- a CDS encoding cytochrome-c peroxidase: MKKTHWLMATAAATLVVAGLTLTSRTPETVAADAPTNLDWMVADASLKTPFASEVPITFVTRNQNQKLWDSLPQFWNAGTETVADPLTGKQVTRKIVQIKLPLGLTQAPSIPAENAMTLDKFVLGKKLYFDPILSSDNTVSCASCHDPEKGYSDQSTTSTGIFGKKGGMNAPTVLVSAYNRFQFWDGRAASLEEQSQGPPQNPVEMFDGKSANAWHAAVLRIRSKPEYVAAFQKVFGTLPTRDTVAKAIAAYERTVLAANSLVDRAEVAMRARVEDEESTDYTLKAEDVATVIKEAIAKKDSNALSAIDFDPNTDMDKINDLAKSISNGKALFFGKARCSSCHVGDTFTDHDFHNLGVGVKDGQLPDSQVGRIGSQPTGHKNFAAMGAFKTPTVRGLLGTAPYLHDGSERTLEAVVDFYDRGGNANEFLDPKMRDVDAEAAYIKAKAEGTTYSGPEVVLCGPNKTPIVPRKLNLTASEKKDLVLYMKGLQGDPVDPIVANPEVMPK; encoded by the coding sequence ATGAAGAAGACGCATTGGCTGATGGCGACTGCCGCTGCCACGTTGGTGGTGGCTGGGCTGACGCTGACCAGCCGCACTCCCGAAACGGTGGCGGCGGACGCCCCCACGAATCTGGATTGGATGGTGGCAGACGCCTCGCTGAAGACTCCGTTTGCCAGCGAAGTGCCCATCACATTCGTCACCCGCAATCAAAATCAAAAGCTGTGGGATTCGCTGCCGCAATTTTGGAACGCGGGCACCGAGACGGTTGCCGATCCGCTGACCGGCAAGCAAGTTACGCGCAAGATTGTCCAAATCAAGCTGCCGCTCGGCCTGACCCAAGCTCCCAGCATTCCGGCCGAAAATGCCATGACGTTGGATAAGTTCGTGCTGGGCAAGAAGCTCTATTTCGATCCGATTCTGTCCAGCGATAACACCGTGTCGTGCGCCTCGTGCCACGATCCGGAAAAGGGCTACTCGGATCAAAGCACGACTTCGACGGGGATCTTCGGCAAGAAGGGCGGCATGAACGCCCCGACCGTGCTGGTGTCGGCCTACAATCGCTTCCAATTCTGGGACGGTCGCGCCGCCTCGCTGGAAGAGCAATCGCAAGGCCCGCCGCAAAACCCGGTCGAAATGTTCGATGGCAAGTCGGCAAACGCCTGGCATGCCGCGGTTCTGCGCATCCGCTCGAAGCCGGAATATGTCGCCGCGTTCCAGAAGGTCTTCGGGACGCTGCCGACTCGCGACACGGTTGCCAAGGCGATTGCCGCCTATGAGCGCACCGTGCTGGCCGCCAACTCGCTGGTCGATCGCGCGGAAGTGGCTATGCGTGCCCGCGTCGAAGATGAAGAATCGACCGATTACACGTTGAAGGCCGAAGATGTCGCCACGGTGATCAAAGAAGCGATCGCCAAGAAGGACAGCAATGCCCTCTCGGCCATCGATTTCGATCCGAACACGGACATGGACAAGATCAACGATCTGGCCAAGTCGATCAGCAACGGCAAGGCGCTGTTCTTCGGCAAGGCTCGTTGCAGCAGCTGCCATGTGGGTGACACCTTCACCGATCACGATTTCCACAATCTGGGTGTGGGCGTGAAGGATGGCCAATTGCCGGATTCGCAAGTGGGCCGCATCGGTTCGCAGCCAACTGGCCACAAGAACTTTGCCGCCATGGGCGCGTTCAAGACGCCGACCGTGCGTGGTCTGTTGGGCACCGCCCCGTATCTGCACGATGGCAGCGAACGCACCCTGGAAGCGGTCGTCGATTTCTATGATCGCGGTGGCAACGCCAACGAATTCCTGGATCCGAAGATGCGCGACGTCGATGCCGAAGCCGCCTACATCAAGGCCAAGGCCGAAGGCACGACCTACAGTGGCCCGGAAGTGGTGCTGTGTGGCCCGAACAAGACGCCGATCGTGCCGCGCAAGCTCAATCTGACCGCATCGGAAAAGAAGGATCTGGTGCTGTACATGAAGGGTCTGCAAGGCGATCCGGTTGATCCGATCGTCGCCAACCCGGAAGTGATGCCGAAGTAA
- a CDS encoding DUF480 domain-containing protein has translation MSESITIAPLQPYERRVLGVLVEKALTTPESYPLTLNALVNGCNQKSNRDPVTDLADDEVEDVLPALQKRLEVIKLSGSSRVEKYRHDLYECWKVNQTELAILAELLLRGPQTEGELRGRASRMLKDGIADLDQLRDALRPLVNRGLVVYLTPEGRRGTILTHGLYPPAEMAGLKAKFAGGIPAETASPSPSRSCGSGSASAPPPSPSSGPSIAEQIRQALAPLQDELAASRDRIAQLEQQLARVQRDLTALQQSLGISPGM, from the coding sequence ATGTCCGAATCGATCACCATCGCACCGCTTCAGCCCTACGAACGCCGCGTTCTCGGCGTGCTGGTCGAAAAAGCGCTGACCACGCCGGAATCCTACCCGCTCACGCTCAATGCCTTGGTGAACGGTTGCAATCAGAAAAGCAATCGCGACCCGGTGACGGATCTGGCCGACGATGAGGTCGAAGATGTGCTGCCCGCCCTGCAAAAGCGGTTGGAAGTGATCAAACTTTCCGGCAGTAGCCGCGTCGAAAAGTATCGTCACGATTTGTACGAATGCTGGAAAGTCAATCAAACCGAACTCGCCATTCTCGCGGAACTGCTGCTGCGCGGCCCGCAGACCGAAGGCGAGTTACGCGGGCGAGCGAGCCGCATGCTGAAAGATGGCATCGCCGATCTCGATCAACTGCGCGATGCCTTGCGACCACTCGTGAATCGCGGGTTGGTGGTTTACCTGACCCCGGAAGGCCGTCGCGGTACGATTCTCACCCATGGCCTGTACCCGCCCGCGGAGATGGCCGGCCTGAAAGCGAAATTCGCGGGCGGAATCCCTGCCGAAACCGCATCCCCAAGCCCCAGTCGCAGTTGCGGCAGCGGCAGTGCATCCGCCCCGCCCCCGAGTCCCTCCAGCGGACCGAGCATCGCCGAACAGATTCGCCAAGCATTGGCCCCGCTCCAAGACGAACTCGCCGCCAGCCGCGACCGCATCGCCCAACTCGAACAGCAACTCGCCCGGGTGCAACGGGATTTAACCGCGTTGCAACAATCGTTGGGAATCTCGCCCGGAATGTAA
- a CDS encoding peptidase U32 family protein, producing MADPVTIPLPLAPNSADVAASEPTAPEWQGYTPAEPLEAQGDYNPLHPEMPLELPEVAADSARAAAPGELLAPAGGIEAAYAAFHFGADAIFLGMKKFSARAEAENFSLEDIDTITAYAHALTPRRRVFVTINTLIRQDELPELIEAVAGLAEIGVDALIIQDMGVYRLVRNYFPNLELHASTQLAVHNRAGAETLKQLGFPRVVLARELTFEEVRDITATAGVETEVFIHGALCYSYSGLCLFSSQTTGRSGNRGKCNYSCRDTFTVDNAPMELRDGTPVRRDPSQGFPFSMKDLALPDHLPALRAAGVSCFKIEGRKKSPLYVATTTDYYRRLIDGTLDTAERPNIEADLQTVFSRPWTRLFMQSHRDKEVADRDTVGHRGTKIGTVERVGKDTVRFRSDRPLQKHDGIQIDLPSQGRPFGFAVEKLVVIERSRDRRSGDTRREVLESPAGALVEVTLPEHPPVIPTGATVYCSSSQDVKQKYRYNKPKPDQFRVRVPIHLTATLTADGLTVTATLAEPQADWQRSIAVTQTLAGPFVAASDLNAMAEAVDRTFDKLGQTRFERRNWQFDNPAQAFVPVSKLNALRRDLCAALDAELTAGWKHRTQQVLAETTVPAAIQKAAAPQPTDARWSLHVDRITMLDELTADDWSDLDEISIDIARDHPATLASKLELWAERVGRDRIRLALPAVTRAWEEKAIRAKIEKFRAAGWNRWMAGNWSAWSYLGLNPTERVPATMDLAADWSVYVINRLAAQQLRDLGVSRFTLSPEDGLKNIRTLVSEFREAATLIVHQDTPMFMAESCAYANLIGGCPGKANCRFESMEMTSSHGEQVTALDYHCRTIVLNRGAFCLASRLASMKLGAIRVRADFIFRKYDAIEVRDRLRLLRSGQDVPYGHAANFERGLL from the coding sequence ATGGCTGATCCTGTGACGATTCCGTTGCCACTCGCCCCGAATTCTGCGGATGTCGCGGCATCGGAACCGACCGCCCCCGAATGGCAGGGCTATACCCCCGCTGAGCCGTTGGAAGCCCAAGGCGATTACAACCCGCTGCATCCGGAAATGCCGCTGGAACTCCCGGAAGTGGCCGCGGACTCCGCCCGCGCTGCGGCCCCCGGCGAATTGCTCGCCCCCGCTGGCGGAATCGAAGCCGCCTACGCCGCCTTCCATTTCGGGGCCGACGCGATTTTTCTGGGCATGAAGAAATTTTCCGCCCGCGCCGAAGCCGAAAATTTCTCGCTGGAAGATATCGATACCATCACCGCCTATGCGCACGCGCTCACGCCCCGCCGCCGCGTGTTTGTCACCATCAACACCCTCATCCGCCAAGACGAACTGCCGGAACTCATCGAGGCCGTCGCGGGGTTGGCCGAAATCGGTGTCGATGCCCTGATTATTCAAGATATGGGCGTCTATCGATTGGTGCGCAACTACTTTCCCAATCTGGAGTTACACGCAAGCACGCAGTTGGCCGTCCACAATCGAGCCGGCGCGGAAACGCTCAAACAGTTGGGATTCCCTCGGGTGGTGCTGGCCCGCGAACTGACCTTCGAGGAAGTTCGCGATATCACCGCCACCGCCGGCGTGGAAACCGAAGTTTTCATCCACGGTGCCCTGTGTTATTCGTATAGTGGCTTGTGCTTGTTCAGCTCGCAGACGACGGGCCGCAGTGGGAATCGCGGCAAATGCAACTACTCCTGCCGCGATACCTTCACCGTTGACAATGCACCCATGGAACTGCGCGACGGCACCCCCGTCCGCCGCGACCCGTCCCAGGGATTCCCGTTTTCGATGAAGGATCTGGCGTTGCCGGATCATCTCCCCGCGTTGCGTGCGGCAGGCGTTTCGTGCTTCAAAATCGAAGGCCGGAAGAAATCGCCGCTGTATGTGGCGACCACGACGGATTATTATCGTCGTCTGATTGATGGCACGCTGGACACCGCCGAGCGACCAAATATCGAAGCGGATTTGCAGACCGTGTTTAGCCGACCCTGGACGCGGCTGTTTATGCAATCCCATCGGGATAAAGAGGTTGCGGATCGGGACACGGTCGGCCATCGGGGCACCAAGATTGGTACCGTCGAGCGGGTTGGCAAGGATACCGTGCGATTCCGCAGCGATCGCCCGCTGCAAAAGCACGACGGCATTCAAATCGACCTGCCCAGTCAGGGGCGGCCGTTTGGCTTTGCGGTCGAGAAGCTCGTCGTCATCGAGCGCAGCCGCGATCGGCGAAGTGGCGATACCCGCCGCGAGGTGCTGGAGTCGCCCGCCGGGGCGCTCGTGGAAGTGACCCTGCCGGAGCATCCGCCCGTAATTCCAACTGGCGCAACGGTTTACTGCTCATCGTCGCAGGATGTGAAGCAGAAATATCGGTACAATAAACCGAAGCCTGATCAATTTCGGGTGCGGGTGCCCATTCACCTGACGGCGACGCTGACAGCGGATGGGTTGACAGTGACGGCCACGCTTGCCGAGCCGCAAGCCGATTGGCAGCGTTCGATTGCCGTGACGCAAACCCTTGCGGGACCGTTTGTTGCGGCATCGGATCTGAATGCGATGGCCGAAGCGGTCGATCGCACCTTCGATAAATTGGGGCAGACGCGTTTCGAGCGGCGGAATTGGCAGTTTGACAATCCGGCGCAGGCGTTTGTGCCAGTCTCGAAATTGAATGCCCTGCGGCGGGATCTCTGTGCGGCGTTGGATGCGGAGTTGACCGCCGGTTGGAAGCATCGCACGCAGCAAGTCCTTGCCGAGACAACGGTTCCGGCGGCGATTCAGAAGGCCGCCGCGCCGCAGCCGACCGATGCCCGGTGGAGTCTGCACGTTGATCGCATCACCATGCTGGATGAACTGACGGCCGATGATTGGAGCGATCTCGACGAAATCAGCATCGACATCGCCCGCGACCACCCTGCGACCTTGGCCAGCAAGCTCGAACTGTGGGCCGAACGTGTGGGCCGCGATCGCATTCGGCTGGCGCTGCCGGCGGTCACACGGGCCTGGGAAGAGAAGGCCATTCGTGCGAAGATTGAAAAGTTCCGTGCGGCGGGTTGGAATCGCTGGATGGCGGGCAATTGGTCGGCGTGGTCGTATCTGGGGCTGAATCCGACCGAGCGGGTGCCCGCCACGATGGATCTGGCCGCCGATTGGTCCGTCTATGTGATTAACCGCTTGGCAGCACAGCAGTTGCGTGATTTGGGCGTCTCCCGATTCACGCTCTCGCCGGAAGATGGGTTGAAGAATATTCGCACGTTGGTGAGCGAATTCCGCGAGGCGGCAACCCTGATTGTGCATCAAGATACGCCGATGTTCATGGCAGAATCGTGTGCCTATGCGAATCTGATTGGTGGTTGTCCCGGCAAGGCGAATTGCCGCTTTGAATCGATGGAGATGACTTCCAGCCATGGCGAGCAGGTGACGGCGCTGGATTATCACTGCCGCACGATTGTGCTGAATCGCGGGGCATTCTGCTTAGCGAGTCGGCTGGCATCCATGAAATTGGGAGCGATTCGCGTGCGGGCGGACTTCATTTTCCGCAAGTACGATGCCATTGAGGTGCGGGATCGGCTGCGGCTGCTGCGATCCGGGCAGGATGTGCCGTATGGGCATGCGGCCAACTTCGAGCGTGGTTTGCTCTGA